The following are encoded together in the Acidovorax sp. KKS102 genome:
- a CDS encoding AarF/ABC1/UbiB kinase family protein produces MALSGFLLWVAWHRGLMRCDTHRAADRFAEVLQRLGTTFVKLGQHLSLRADILAPDAQEALASLQANVAPFPPEQAVQEVEAALGRPWQQLFARFDMHALAAASIAQIHRAALPDGTEVVVKIRRPGAAEQAETDMRILRRIVLVMQGLVPSLRRWGLAAIVDEVAANFRYEMDLSREAASVRRFADAWRGSADIVIPDVVDGLCTPTVMVQQFSHGAHLHGLPSSTAVAAAGKLVDSYVAQIFRDGFFHGDPHPGNVFVMDDGRICLHDFGIVGRVDGNMRRALVAFALAFVEQDAEWVVDAWLDLGLLGDGTDRAVFVPVVRALVADCAQRPLKDWSLSGALAQLVAAGRTQEVRLPRDLLVLTRTLLLLEGTVRLLAPEFSIIEAISRHTTTGVFDEPKSAASQRLPYELGNAAHALPSLMARRLHSVLRQGDLLQLSIKPDARMLSGIDRLGRRVALALVTLGLYIASSLLMQHGVGPRWGDMPVLALLGYALAIRFTFSIARSRG; encoded by the coding sequence ATGGCCCTGAGCGGGTTCCTGCTCTGGGTGGCCTGGCACCGGGGCCTGATGCGCTGCGATACCCACCGGGCGGCCGACCGCTTCGCCGAAGTGCTGCAGCGATTGGGCACGACCTTCGTGAAGCTGGGCCAGCATCTCAGCCTGCGGGCCGACATTCTGGCGCCCGATGCGCAAGAGGCTCTGGCCAGCCTGCAGGCCAATGTGGCGCCGTTTCCTCCCGAGCAGGCGGTCCAGGAGGTCGAGGCGGCGCTCGGCCGCCCATGGCAGCAGCTCTTCGCACGCTTCGACATGCACGCGCTCGCCGCGGCCTCGATCGCCCAGATTCATCGTGCAGCCCTGCCGGACGGGACGGAAGTGGTGGTGAAGATCCGCCGCCCTGGCGCGGCCGAGCAGGCCGAGACCGACATGCGCATCCTGCGCCGCATCGTCCTGGTCATGCAGGGGCTCGTGCCCTCGCTGCGTCGCTGGGGGCTGGCAGCCATCGTGGACGAGGTTGCGGCCAACTTCCGCTACGAGATGGATTTGTCGCGCGAGGCAGCTTCCGTGCGACGTTTCGCCGACGCCTGGCGCGGCTCTGCCGACATCGTGATCCCCGACGTGGTGGACGGCCTGTGCACGCCGACCGTCATGGTCCAGCAGTTCAGCCACGGAGCTCACCTGCACGGTCTGCCTTCGTCCACCGCGGTGGCGGCCGCGGGCAAACTCGTGGACAGCTACGTCGCCCAGATCTTCCGCGATGGCTTCTTCCACGGCGACCCCCATCCCGGCAACGTCTTCGTGATGGACGATGGCCGCATATGCCTGCACGACTTCGGCATCGTGGGCCGGGTCGACGGCAACATGCGGCGGGCGCTGGTGGCGTTCGCCCTGGCCTTCGTCGAGCAGGATGCCGAATGGGTGGTCGATGCCTGGCTCGACCTGGGCCTGCTCGGCGACGGCACCGATCGGGCCGTGTTCGTGCCTGTCGTGCGTGCCCTGGTCGCAGACTGCGCACAGAGGCCGCTGAAGGACTGGTCGCTCTCAGGTGCTCTCGCGCAGCTCGTGGCGGCGGGCCGGACCCAGGAAGTCCGGCTGCCCAGGGACCTCCTCGTGCTCACGCGTACCCTGTTGTTGCTCGAAGGGACGGTGCGCCTGCTGGCACCCGAGTTTTCCATCATCGAAGCCATCTCTCGCCACACGACCACGGGCGTCTTCGACGAGCCCAAGTCTGCGGCATCGCAGCGTCTGCCATATGAACTGGGGAACGCGGCCCACGCCCTGCCCTCCCTGATGGCGCGGCGTCTGCACAGCGTCTTGCGGCAGGGTGACCTGCTGCAACTGTCGATCAAGCCGGATGCCAGGATGCTGAGCGGGATCGACCGCCTCGGCCGTCGCGTCGCGCTGGCGCTCGTGACGCTCGGCCTGTACATCGCATCGAGCTTGTTGATGCAGCACGGCGTGGGCCCGCGCTGGGGCGACATGCCGGTACTCGCGCTGCTGGGCTATGCGCTGGCGATCCGGTTCACGTTTTCCATCGCGCGCAGCCGCGGCTGA
- a CDS encoding thymidine phosphorylase family protein, with product MTAHLHETGTGTGTGTGEDGVNTLQAWRTGIDTHQEPVVYMRRDCPVCRSEGFTTQARVQLTAGRRSIVATLSVVDGDWLAENVAGLSESAWASLGAQPGQLVTVTHAPPLDSLSHVRAKVYGNALGDAEFSAIISDVAAGHYSDLHLATFITACAGDRLDLAETVSLTKAMIGVGDRIDWGRPLVVDKHCVGGLPGNRTTLLVVPIVAACGLTMPKTSSRAITSPAGTADTMEVLAPVNLDVRSMRRVVERTGGCIVWGGSVRLSPADDILIRVERPLDLDSEGQLVASVLSKKAAAGSTHVLIDLPVGATAKVRSAQAAAALGRRLQEVGSAIGLHVALRVTDGEQPVGRGIGPALEARDVLAVLQGTPEAPADLRERALRLAADILEMGGAAPAGGGLTLATQVLADGRAWATFEAICAEQGGLRSIPVATHRHTVASPSTGRVSRIDNRLLARAAKLAGAPTAAAAGIDVHARLGDQVEAGQPLFTLHAQAPGELAYALQFVRSRPPIFQISENL from the coding sequence ATGACGGCGCACCTGCACGAGACCGGCACCGGCACCGGCACCGGCACCGGAGAGGATGGCGTGAACACGCTGCAGGCGTGGCGCACCGGCATCGACACCCATCAGGAGCCGGTGGTCTACATGCGGCGCGACTGCCCTGTCTGCCGGTCGGAGGGTTTCACGACCCAGGCGCGCGTGCAGCTGACGGCCGGCCGCCGCAGCATCGTGGCGACGCTCAGCGTCGTCGATGGGGATTGGCTGGCCGAGAACGTCGCTGGCCTGTCCGAATCGGCATGGGCGTCGCTGGGGGCGCAGCCGGGCCAGCTGGTCACGGTGACCCATGCACCGCCGCTGGATTCGCTCAGCCATGTCCGGGCCAAGGTCTACGGCAATGCCCTGGGCGATGCCGAGTTCAGCGCCATCATCTCCGACGTCGCGGCGGGCCATTACTCTGACCTGCATCTGGCCACCTTCATCACCGCCTGCGCCGGCGATCGCCTGGACCTCGCGGAGACCGTCTCGCTCACGAAAGCCATGATTGGCGTCGGTGACCGCATCGATTGGGGGCGCCCGCTGGTGGTGGACAAGCATTGCGTCGGCGGCCTGCCCGGCAACCGCACGACCCTGCTCGTGGTGCCCATCGTGGCCGCCTGCGGCCTCACGATGCCCAAGACCTCCTCGCGCGCCATCACCTCGCCGGCCGGGACGGCCGACACAATGGAGGTGCTGGCGCCGGTGAACCTGGATGTGCGAAGCATGCGGCGCGTGGTCGAACGCACGGGCGGCTGCATCGTCTGGGGCGGCTCGGTACGGCTCAGCCCCGCCGACGACATCCTCATCCGCGTCGAGCGGCCGCTGGACCTGGACAGCGAGGGCCAGCTCGTCGCCTCGGTCCTGTCCAAGAAGGCCGCTGCGGGCTCGACCCATGTGCTGATCGACCTGCCCGTGGGTGCCACCGCCAAAGTGCGCAGCGCGCAGGCCGCGGCGGCGCTCGGTCGGCGCCTGCAGGAGGTGGGCAGCGCCATCGGCCTGCACGTGGCCTTGCGCGTCACCGATGGTGAGCAGCCGGTCGGCCGCGGGATCGGCCCGGCACTGGAGGCCCGCGACGTGCTGGCCGTCCTACAAGGGACGCCCGAGGCCCCGGCCGACCTGCGGGAGCGAGCGTTGCGGCTGGCGGCGGACATCCTCGAAATGGGCGGTGCAGCGCCCGCCGGCGGCGGCCTGACGCTCGCCACGCAGGTGCTGGCCGACGGCCGCGCCTGGGCCACGTTCGAGGCGATCTGCGCTGAGCAGGGCGGCCTGCGCAGCATCCCGGTGGCAACGCATCGGCACACCGTCGCATCGCCGTCCACGGGACGGGTCTCCCGAATCGACAACCGGCTGCTCGCGCGGGCGGCCAAGCTCGCCGGAGCACCGACCGCCGCTGCCGCCGGCATCGACGTGCATGCGCGCCTGGGCGACCAGGTCGAAGCGGGACAGCCGCTCTTCACGCTGCACGCCCAGGCGCCGGGCGAGCTGGCCTATGCGCTGCAGTTCGTCCGCTCGCGCCCACCGATCTTCCAGATTTCGGAGAACCTATGA
- a CDS encoding MgtC/SapB family protein: MSEFDDPALVGLGLALASGLLIGLERGWQQRERPEGHRVAGVRTFALIGLLGGLGGLLAQRWGAGMLIALLVLVGVYLVVGYLVTAHMHAVMGLTTSVAALATFAIGALATSGAWRVSAVAAVVVLALLRFKQLLHAGVGKLSEAEISSGTQLLLISVVVLPVLPDRGFGPYEALNPYRLWWAVVLLAVLSFAGFVLMRSLGRKRGLVFTALLGGIVSSTATTATLARWAGQTPGWHPLAAAGAALACAAMFARMAALVAIAAPGIGWDPVVIFVAMAVAGGVLGTFLAARSPADDLPELQLGNPLQLRSALQFAAFLAAVMLAGRFLADRFGDAGVMLTAAASGLVDVDAITLSIGRLVTEGAVTAASATLALFIAASVNQVTKLVLLMSLGGRALAWRVLPSYAAMAAAGFAVALGLT, encoded by the coding sequence ATGAGTGAATTCGATGATCCCGCGCTGGTCGGGCTCGGGCTGGCACTCGCTTCGGGACTTCTGATCGGCCTGGAACGGGGATGGCAGCAACGCGAGCGGCCCGAGGGACATCGCGTCGCGGGCGTTCGCACCTTTGCGCTGATCGGCCTGCTCGGCGGCCTTGGCGGGCTGCTGGCCCAGCGCTGGGGAGCCGGCATGCTCATCGCGCTGCTCGTACTCGTCGGGGTGTATCTGGTGGTGGGCTACCTGGTGACGGCGCATATGCATGCCGTGATGGGACTGACCACGTCCGTCGCCGCCCTTGCGACTTTCGCCATCGGGGCGCTGGCGACCAGTGGCGCTTGGCGCGTTTCGGCGGTCGCCGCCGTGGTCGTGCTGGCGCTGCTGCGTTTCAAGCAGCTCTTGCACGCCGGCGTCGGCAAGCTGTCCGAGGCGGAGATCAGCAGCGGCACGCAGTTGCTGTTGATCAGCGTGGTCGTACTGCCCGTACTCCCTGATCGTGGCTTTGGCCCCTATGAGGCGTTGAATCCCTATCGCCTTTGGTGGGCCGTTGTCCTGCTGGCAGTGCTGTCGTTCGCTGGGTTCGTCCTGATGCGCTCGCTCGGCAGGAAACGAGGGCTGGTATTCACAGCGCTGCTCGGCGGGATCGTGTCGAGCACCGCCACCACGGCCACGTTGGCGCGCTGGGCCGGGCAGACGCCAGGCTGGCATCCACTGGCAGCGGCGGGGGCGGCGCTCGCCTGCGCAGCCATGTTTGCGCGCATGGCGGCTCTCGTCGCCATCGCAGCCCCCGGCATCGGCTGGGACCCGGTGGTCATCTTCGTGGCCATGGCCGTGGCTGGCGGTGTTCTGGGGACGTTCCTGGCGGCGCGGTCGCCCGCCGACGACTTGCCCGAACTTCAGCTTGGCAACCCATTGCAGCTGCGCTCCGCGCTCCAGTTCGCAGCCTTCCTGGCCGCGGTGATGCTGGCAGGCCGCTTTCTTGCCGATCGCTTCGGGGATGCTGGCGTCATGCTGACCGCCGCTGCCTCGGGTCTGGTGGACGTCGATGCGATCACGCTCTCGATTGGCCGCCTGGTGACCGAGGGCGCCGTCACCGCCGCTTCGGCCACCCTGGCCTTGTTCATCGCCGCATCCGTCAATCAGGTCACCAAACTTGTCCTGTTGATGTCGCTGGGCGGTAGGGCGCTCGCATGGAGAGTGCTCCCGTCGTACGCGGCCATGGCTGCTGCTGGCTTTGCCGTCGCCCTGGGCTTGACCTGA
- a CDS encoding LysR family transcriptional regulator, which produces MNTLRLTLRQLQIFVAVARSGTTTAASAEIALSQSATSSAVNELERLLSLRLFDRAGKRLLLNDNGRALLPRALALLDGAAGIELMSRDGSAQAQSLRIGASTTIGNYVLPRLLARFVAAQPGHASAWRSKVVIGNTAAICDAVAAFELDVGLIEGPCHQAALAVTPWHQDEMVVVTSPDSAWARMSLAGERVPMRTLREGVWLLRESGSGTREATDQSLLPHLRSYRRSIELGSSEAIKHAAEAGMGVACLSSWVVSDALEAGRLCRISTTLPRQLRQSHLVVHRDKQPTASLLAFVDQVFGAENTAP; this is translated from the coding sequence ATGAATACCCTTCGCCTCACGCTGCGACAGCTGCAGATCTTCGTGGCGGTTGCGCGCAGCGGCACTACCACGGCAGCCAGCGCCGAGATTGCGCTGTCGCAGTCGGCCACCAGCTCGGCCGTGAATGAACTTGAGCGGCTGCTGTCGCTGCGCCTGTTCGACCGCGCGGGCAAGCGCCTGCTGCTCAACGACAACGGCCGTGCGTTACTGCCGCGGGCCCTGGCGCTGCTGGACGGTGCCGCCGGCATCGAGCTGATGTCCCGCGATGGCAGCGCCCAGGCGCAGTCGCTGCGCATCGGCGCCAGCACCACCATCGGCAACTATGTGCTGCCCAGGCTGCTGGCCCGTTTTGTCGCAGCGCAACCGGGCCATGCCAGTGCCTGGCGCTCAAAGGTCGTGATCGGAAACACGGCGGCCATCTGTGACGCGGTCGCTGCGTTTGAACTGGACGTGGGCCTGATCGAAGGGCCTTGCCACCAAGCGGCGCTGGCCGTCACGCCATGGCACCAGGACGAGATGGTGGTCGTTACATCGCCTGACAGCGCGTGGGCACGAATGAGCCTGGCCGGCGAGCGGGTGCCAATGCGGACACTGCGTGAAGGGGTCTGGCTGTTGCGTGAGTCGGGCTCGGGAACGCGCGAGGCCACCGACCAAAGTCTGCTGCCCCACTTGCGCTCCTACCGTCGAAGCATCGAGCTGGGAAGTTCGGAGGCGATCAAACATGCGGCCGAGGCGGGTATGGGGGTGGCCTGCCTTTCGTCGTGGGTCGTGAGCGACGCTTTGGAGGCCGGCCGCCTGTGCCGCATCTCCACGACCTTGCCGCGGCAGCTCCGACAATCTCACCTGGTCGTGCATCGCGACAAACAGCCCACCGCTTCGCTGCTGGCATTTGTCGACCAGGTATTTGGCGCCGAGAACACGGCGCCATGA
- a CDS encoding heavy-metal-associated domain-containing protein, which translates to MVHFNVPDMTCGGCAQRIRRAIAQAQLPAGVEVEIDVATRQVRVPGQVEDDTVELVRSAIERAGYKADAAVSPASRRTTGGCCCASRPVTPVDVDQDGARQTSSCCS; encoded by the coding sequence ATGGTCCATTTCAATGTTCCTGATATGACGTGCGGCGGTTGTGCTCAGCGTATTCGTCGAGCAATAGCTCAGGCCCAACTGCCAGCAGGCGTCGAAGTAGAAATCGATGTGGCCACGCGGCAGGTCCGCGTTCCTGGGCAAGTCGAAGACGACACTGTGGAGCTTGTCCGCTCCGCAATTGAGCGTGCTGGATACAAAGCAGACGCGGCGGTGAGTCCTGCATCTCGCCGAACAACCGGTGGCTGCTGCTGTGCGTCTCGGCCCGTAACCCCTGTTGATGTGGATCAAGACGGTGCAAGGCAGACGTCGTCATGCTGCAGTTGA
- a CDS encoding hydroxyacid dehydrogenase: MTAQNRLSVLFSDIAPADQAALQQRLPTHWHAHFVQNERLVVSDVGDEDTEVLCVFVRTRVDESVLRLLPRVRLVATRSAGFDHIDLQACRRRGIAVCNVPDYGSASVAEHAFALLLGVARHLTQAHERARQGSFAYRGLTGFELEGKTLGIVGLGRIGRHVARIALGFGMEVLAYDPALAPSLDITAAPIAGVRVVTWEQILQSSDVLSLHVPATQATHHLLDGQAFARMKPGMVLINTARGALIDDAALLHALEAGTVAAAGLDVLEQEGDLSPEVPTGCGGLGCDTGWSASSPLLTHPRVLVTPHVGFNTSEAIARILDETISNIAAWHAGRLRNRLDEP, translated from the coding sequence ATGACCGCACAAAACCGTCTGTCCGTTCTGTTCTCCGACATCGCACCGGCGGACCAGGCCGCGCTGCAGCAACGGCTTCCGACCCACTGGCACGCGCACTTCGTCCAGAACGAACGCCTGGTGGTATCCGATGTCGGCGATGAAGACACCGAGGTGCTGTGCGTCTTCGTGCGCACGCGCGTTGACGAATCGGTGCTCCGGTTGCTGCCGCGCGTGCGGCTCGTGGCAACGCGCTCCGCGGGCTTCGATCACATCGACCTGCAGGCTTGCCGCCGACGCGGCATTGCCGTGTGCAACGTGCCGGACTATGGGTCCGCCAGCGTCGCCGAACATGCCTTCGCGCTGCTGCTGGGCGTGGCTCGCCATCTGACACAAGCCCACGAGCGGGCGCGCCAAGGTTCTTTCGCTTACCGCGGCCTCACCGGCTTCGAGCTGGAAGGAAAGACGCTGGGCATCGTCGGGCTGGGCCGGATCGGGCGCCACGTGGCCCGTATCGCCCTGGGCTTCGGCATGGAAGTTCTCGCGTACGACCCGGCCCTCGCCCCATCGCTCGACATCACGGCAGCACCCATCGCCGGCGTCCGCGTGGTGACGTGGGAGCAGATCCTGCAAAGCAGCGATGTTCTGAGCCTTCATGTTCCGGCCACGCAGGCCACGCACCACCTTCTCGATGGCCAGGCCTTCGCGCGCATGAAACCGGGCATGGTACTGATCAACACGGCACGGGGTGCGCTCATCGACGACGCCGCCCTGCTGCACGCACTGGAGGCAGGTACCGTCGCCGCAGCAGGACTGGACGTGCTGGAACAGGAAGGGGATCTGTCTCCCGAAGTGCCCACGGGCTGCGGCGGACTGGGTTGCGATACCGGCTGGTCGGCATCCAGCCCACTGCTGACGCATCCGCGTGTGCTCGTGACACCGCATGTCGGGTTCAATACGTCGGAGGCGATCGCGCGCATCCTCGACGAGACCATCTCGAACATCGCAGCCTGGCATGCGGGCCGCCTGCGCAACAGGTTGGATGAGCCATGA
- a CDS encoding type II glyceraldehyde-3-phosphate dehydrogenase — protein MNKVRVAVNGYGVIGKRVADAVALQEDMALAGVADVVHDYRLQVAAQRAFPIYAATAEAAQSMRAAGLPVAGDLADLLANADVVVDCTPKKVAAVNKRAYDAAGVKSIFHGGESHALTGHSFVAQENYATAIGRTSTRVVSCKTTSIVRTLGALRTAGLLKRARGTLIRRASDPWEAHAEGIINTLVPEKTIPSHQGPDARTVIPDLDVVTIAVKAPHNSSHLHTWWVELTRPATRDEVLAAFRAAPRIAFVRSSDGLVALNSTVELMADLGRPRGDLWEVALWEDVLSVDGDQAYYTYQVFNQAIVIPETIDAIRALSGIETDPQVSMARTDASLGLQRDFIRDRVQVRR, from the coding sequence ATGAACAAGGTCAGAGTGGCGGTGAACGGATACGGTGTGATCGGCAAGCGGGTGGCGGATGCGGTCGCACTCCAGGAGGACATGGCGCTAGCCGGCGTCGCGGATGTGGTGCACGACTATCGCCTGCAGGTGGCCGCGCAGCGCGCTTTCCCGATTTACGCGGCGACCGCTGAAGCCGCACAATCGATGCGTGCTGCGGGGCTTCCTGTCGCGGGCGATCTGGCCGACCTGCTCGCCAACGCGGACGTCGTGGTCGATTGCACACCCAAGAAAGTCGCCGCGGTCAACAAGAGGGCGTACGACGCTGCCGGTGTGAAGTCCATCTTCCATGGCGGCGAGTCCCACGCGTTGACCGGTCATTCGTTCGTCGCGCAGGAGAACTACGCAACCGCGATCGGCCGCACCTCCACCCGGGTGGTGTCCTGCAAAACGACGTCGATCGTGCGCACCCTGGGGGCGCTTCGGACAGCGGGCCTGCTCAAGCGAGCCCGCGGGACGCTGATCCGCCGGGCTTCCGACCCGTGGGAGGCGCATGCGGAGGGCATCATCAACACGCTCGTGCCGGAGAAGACGATCCCCAGCCATCAGGGACCGGACGCGCGCACTGTGATCCCGGACCTGGACGTCGTCACGATCGCGGTCAAGGCGCCGCACAACAGCAGCCACCTGCACACCTGGTGGGTCGAACTGACGAGGCCGGCCACGCGCGACGAGGTGCTGGCGGCCTTTCGCGCTGCGCCACGGATCGCGTTCGTGCGATCCTCGGATGGTCTCGTGGCCCTCAACAGCACGGTGGAACTGATGGCCGATCTCGGCCGCCCGCGCGGCGACCTGTGGGAGGTCGCGTTGTGGGAGGACGTGCTTTCGGTCGATGGCGATCAGGCGTACTACACCTACCAGGTCTTCAACCAGGCGATCGTAATCCCCGAGACCATCGATGCCATTCGCGCCTTGAGCGGCATCGAGACCGATCCCCAGGTGTCGATGGCGCGCACCGATGCTTCGCTGGGACTGCAGCGTGATTTCATCCGTGACCGCGTCCAGGTTCGACGATGA
- a CDS encoding MBL fold metallo-hydrolase — protein sequence MQLQFLGATGTVTGSKYLLRHGDATILVDCGLFQGFKQLRLRNWEPLPVAPKTVDAVVLTHAHIDHSGYLPLLARQGFRGRVYCTSATHELCKILLTDSGHLQEEEAKFANRHGFSKHQPALPLYTREDAERCLKLFAPRPFSQDFEALPGLTARLTPSGHMLGSAFVHLNDGRRSVLFSGDIGRPNDPVLRPPVQVPGADYLLVESTYGNRKHEASDALAQLETVINKTAARGGVVVIPAFAVGRAQSLMYGIYQLKKQGRIHQHLPVYLDSPMAIDATRLYHAHRDEHRLSPEECEGMCHAAKIVNKVEESKALSAGRGPMVIISASGMATGGRVVHHLKSFAPDHRNTILFAGYQAGGTRGAAIVHGASTVRIHGQDVPIRAEVASLDNLSAHADADEILAWMRGFTQTPRRTFVTHGEPEAADALRARIDHELGWSVAVPEYLQTVDLV from the coding sequence ATGCAACTTCAGTTTCTGGGTGCCACCGGCACCGTGACCGGTTCCAAATACCTGCTGCGCCATGGCGACGCGACCATTCTGGTGGACTGCGGCCTGTTCCAGGGATTCAAGCAGCTGCGCCTGCGCAACTGGGAGCCGCTGCCGGTCGCGCCCAAGACCGTCGACGCGGTCGTGCTCACCCACGCCCACATCGACCACAGCGGCTACCTGCCACTGCTGGCGCGACAAGGCTTTCGCGGCCGGGTTTACTGCACGTCCGCGACGCACGAGCTGTGCAAGATCCTGCTCACCGACAGCGGCCATCTGCAGGAGGAAGAGGCGAAGTTCGCCAACCGGCACGGTTTCTCCAAACACCAGCCCGCGCTGCCGCTGTACACCCGTGAGGACGCCGAGCGCTGCCTGAAGCTGTTCGCGCCACGTCCGTTCTCTCAGGACTTCGAGGCGCTGCCCGGACTCACCGCGCGGTTGACGCCTTCCGGGCACATGCTCGGCTCGGCCTTCGTGCACCTCAACGACGGCCGGCGATCCGTGCTCTTCTCCGGCGACATCGGCCGGCCCAACGACCCGGTGCTGCGCCCGCCGGTGCAGGTCCCCGGCGCCGACTACCTGCTGGTGGAATCCACCTACGGCAACCGCAAGCATGAAGCGTCCGACGCACTGGCGCAGCTGGAGACTGTCATCAACAAGACGGCCGCCCGTGGAGGGGTCGTGGTCATCCCAGCGTTCGCTGTCGGCCGAGCGCAGAGCCTGATGTACGGCATCTACCAGCTCAAGAAGCAAGGGCGCATCCACCAGCACCTGCCCGTGTACCTGGACAGCCCGATGGCCATCGATGCCACACGGCTGTACCACGCCCATCGCGACGAGCACCGGCTCTCGCCCGAGGAATGCGAGGGCATGTGCCATGCCGCGAAGATCGTCAACAAGGTCGAGGAGTCCAAGGCGCTCAGCGCCGGTCGTGGACCGATGGTCATCATCTCCGCCAGTGGCATGGCCACTGGAGGACGCGTGGTGCACCACCTCAAGTCATTCGCGCCCGACCATCGCAACACCATCCTGTTCGCCGGCTACCAGGCGGGCGGCACCCGTGGCGCCGCGATCGTGCACGGCGCGTCCACCGTCCGCATCCATGGCCAGGACGTGCCGATCCGCGCCGAGGTGGCCTCGCTCGACAACCTTTCCGCCCACGCCGATGCCGACGAGATCCTCGCGTGGATGCGCGGCTTCACGCAAACACCGCGCCGAACCTTCGTGACCCACGGCGAGCCGGAGGCGGCCGATGCGCTGCGCGCGCGGATCGACCATGAACTGGGCTGGTCGGTTGCCGTGCCCGAGTACCTGCAGACGGTGGATCTGGTATGA
- a CDS encoding ribose-phosphate pyrophosphokinase, giving the protein MKPLVFHLPGDEDFADGLIRALGAQRAALQLHRFPDGESLVRLDADVTGRTVVIVASLAQPDAKALPLLFAADAARDLGATRVLLAAPYLAYLRQDRRFNTGEAITSRTFAALVSTVFDGIVTVDPHLHRYRSLGEVYRVPTRVVESAPAIAAWVAAHVDRPVLIGPDAESEQWVQEVARLAGAPFTVLQKIRRGDKDVEVSLPDTAALADRQPVLIDDIVSSARTMIQAIASVRSVGLPPPVCIGVHALFAADAYHALLAAGPQRVVTCDTVPHVSNGISVVAPLATAVQELMEAGAP; this is encoded by the coding sequence ATGAAACCTCTCGTTTTTCACCTGCCGGGCGACGAAGACTTCGCCGATGGACTGATCCGGGCGTTGGGCGCGCAGCGGGCTGCCCTGCAACTGCACCGGTTCCCGGACGGCGAGTCGCTGGTGCGGCTGGACGCCGACGTCACCGGCCGCACCGTCGTGATCGTGGCCAGCCTGGCACAGCCGGACGCCAAGGCGCTGCCCTTGTTGTTCGCCGCGGACGCAGCGCGCGACCTCGGCGCCACCCGCGTGTTGCTGGCTGCCCCGTACCTGGCGTACCTGCGTCAGGACCGGCGCTTCAACACGGGCGAAGCCATCACGTCCCGCACGTTCGCTGCGCTGGTGTCGACGGTGTTCGACGGTATCGTCACCGTCGATCCCCATCTGCACCGCTACCGCTCGCTCGGCGAGGTCTACCGGGTGCCGACCCGTGTGGTCGAGTCCGCGCCCGCCATCGCGGCCTGGGTCGCAGCCCATGTGGACCGTCCCGTGTTGATCGGACCCGATGCGGAAAGCGAGCAATGGGTCCAGGAAGTCGCGCGCTTGGCTGGCGCGCCGTTCACGGTGTTGCAGAAGATCCGCCGGGGCGACAAGGACGTGGAGGTCAGCCTTCCCGACACCGCGGCCCTGGCAGACCGCCAGCCCGTGCTCATCGATGACATCGTGTCCAGCGCGCGCACGATGATCCAGGCAATCGCCAGTGTGCGCAGCGTGGGATTGCCGCCACCGGTGTGCATCGGGGTGCACGCCCTGTTCGCCGCCGACGCGTACCACGCACTTCTTGCGGCAGGGCCCCAGCGGGTGGTGACCTGCGACACCGTGCCGCATGTCTCTAACGGCATCAGCGTGGTGGCACCGCTGGCGACAGCGGTGCAGGAACTGATGGAAGCCGGCGCGCCATGA